Proteins encoded within one genomic window of Helicobacter sp. 'house sparrow 1':
- a CDS encoding ribonuclease J, protein MENNENTKAETQKKRYFKPRFKKQNSEEKSEKEVNNTPEKTPTEKPRKWVFKNKNAQAQNNKENDRSNNGVRDIQNVNEKSNIGFHKDLKKGVEANNRIQKSSLNPHYKLNLNTKAKVRITPLGGLGEIGGNMMVMETENSAIIIDVGMSFPEENMHGVDILIPDFSYIHAIKDKIVGVVITHAHEDHIGAVPYLYKQLQFPLYGTPLALGMIGNKFDEHGLKKFRSYFKIVEKRRPIPIGDFEIEWIHITHSIIDASALAIKTEAGIIIHTGDFKIDHTPIDNLPTDLHRLAYYGEQGVMLLLSDSTNSHKSGNTASEASVGPTFDALFKSAEGRVIMSTFSSNIHRVYQAITYGMKYNRKVAVIGRSMEKNIDIARELGYIELPHNIFIEAHEVNNYPDEEVLIVTTGSQGETMSALYRMATDEHRHVKIKPTDMVIISAKAIPGNEGSVSTVLNYLMKAGAKVAYQDFSEIHVSGHAAQEEQKLMLRLIKPKFFLPVHGEYNHVAKHKETAIKCGVLEKNIYLMEDGDQIEVNPSYIRKVKTIKSGKVFIDNQACNEIDQIVVTERQTLADSGLLLLVAFIHKGEQKLLKETQITSLGIINPKEEKAFTKEIGALLELHIKNIKPEVIANHRLLENDLRNTLRKFLFKKTKKYPTIVVHSYLR, encoded by the coding sequence ATGGAAAATAATGAAAATACTAAAGCAGAAACACAAAAAAAAAGGTATTTTAAACCTAGATTCAAAAAACAAAATTCCGAAGAAAAATCTGAAAAAGAAGTAAATAACACTCCAGAAAAAACCCCTACAGAGAAGCCAAGAAAATGGGTATTTAAAAATAAAAATGCTCAGGCTCAAAATAATAAAGAAAATGATCGATCCAATAATGGCGTTAGGGATATTCAAAATGTTAATGAAAAAAGCAATATAGGGTTTCATAAAGATCTAAAGAAAGGAGTTGAAGCCAATAATCGCATTCAAAAAAGCAGTCTTAATCCTCACTATAAACTCAATCTTAATACTAAAGCAAAAGTTAGAATCACACCACTTGGAGGATTAGGAGAAATTGGTGGAAATATGATGGTAATGGAAACGGAGAATTCTGCCATTATTATTGATGTTGGAATGAGCTTCCCTGAAGAAAACATGCATGGTGTGGATATTTTAATTCCTGATTTTAGTTATATTCATGCAATTAAGGACAAGATTGTTGGGGTAGTTATTACACACGCTCACGAAGACCATATCGGTGCAGTTCCTTATCTCTACAAACAATTACAATTTCCACTTTATGGAACCCCTTTAGCACTTGGTATGATTGGCAATAAATTTGATGAACATGGGTTAAAAAAGTTTAGATCCTATTTCAAAATTGTAGAAAAAAGAAGACCTATCCCAATTGGTGATTTTGAAATTGAGTGGATTCATATTACACACTCAATCATTGATGCATCAGCACTTGCTATAAAGACTGAAGCAGGCATCATTATCCATACAGGAGATTTTAAAATTGACCATACTCCTATTGACAATCTTCCTACAGATTTACATCGTCTTGCTTACTATGGAGAGCAAGGGGTAATGCTTTTATTAAGTGATTCGACAAACTCTCATAAAAGTGGTAATACCGCATCTGAAGCAAGTGTAGGTCCTACATTTGATGCTTTATTTAAATCTGCTGAAGGAAGAGTCATTATGAGTACATTCTCTTCTAATATTCATCGCGTTTATCAGGCAATTACCTATGGTATGAAATACAATAGAAAAGTAGCTGTTATTGGAAGATCAATGGAGAAAAATATTGATATAGCTAGAGAGCTTGGCTATATAGAATTGCCTCATAATATTTTTATAGAAGCACATGAAGTGAATAATTATCCTGATGAGGAAGTATTAATTGTCACAACAGGTTCTCAGGGTGAAACAATGAGTGCTCTTTATCGTATGGCAACAGATGAACACCGCCATGTCAAAATTAAACCTACAGATATGGTCATTATATCCGCAAAGGCAATCCCTGGAAATGAAGGATCGGTTTCTACTGTATTAAACTATCTAATGAAAGCTGGAGCAAAAGTAGCTTATCAAGATTTTAGTGAGATACATGTTAGTGGGCATGCTGCTCAAGAAGAGCAAAAATTGATGCTAAGATTGATTAAACCAAAATTCTTTCTCCCTGTACATGGAGAATATAATCATGTGGCAAAACATAAAGAAACTGCAATCAAATGTGGTGTTTTAGAAAAAAATATCTACTTAATGGAAGATGGCGATCAAATTGAAGTTAATCCTAGCTATATTCGTAAAGTAAAAACCATTAAAAGTGGTAAGGTATTTATTGATAATCAAGCTTGCAATGAGATTGATCAAATCGTTGTTACAGAAAGACAAACTTTAGCAGATTCTGGCTTACTTCTTTTGGTTGCCTTTATCCATAAGGGTGAGCAAAAACTACTTAAAGAAACACAAATCACTTCTCTTGGAATTATAAATCCTAAAGAAGAAAAGGCCTTTACAAAAGAAATTGGGGCATTATTAGAGCTCCATATTAAAAACATTAAGCCAGAAGTGATAGCAAATCATAGATTATTGGAAAATGATTTAAGAAATACATTGAGAAAATTTTTATTTAAAAAGACAAAAAAATACCCAACAATTGTTGTGCATTCATATTTAAGGTAA
- a CDS encoding KpsF/GutQ family sugar-phosphate isomerase translates to MDFEQIAKEVLEIEAQALLDASKKQIDWDSIIKCILDSKGKLIVIGVGKSGLVGKKIAATLASTGTPSFFIHPTEAMHGDLGMIEKQDIILAISYSGESDELLAILPHLKRLASKIITMSKNINSSLSKFGDFFIPISIQKEACPINTAPTSSTTLTLALGDALAVCLMKARNFSKQDFASFHPGGSLGKRLFVKIKDLMQTENLPIISPQLPLKDAIIKMSEARLGTAILALENKLYGVLSDGDLRRAMMQEDFNLNSPVKNYANLNPRYCTNELMLAHQALELIENNKIQLLIITDSQKNIKGVLHLHTLVGAGIKN, encoded by the coding sequence ATGGATTTTGAGCAAATTGCAAAAGAGGTATTAGAGATTGAAGCACAAGCTCTCTTAGATGCCAGCAAAAAACAGATTGATTGGGATAGTATTATCAAATGCATTTTAGATTCTAAGGGCAAACTTATTGTTATAGGTGTTGGAAAGAGTGGTTTGGTTGGAAAAAAAATAGCAGCAACTCTTGCAAGCACTGGGACACCCAGCTTTTTTATACATCCTACAGAGGCAATGCACGGAGATCTTGGAATGATAGAAAAACAAGATATCATCCTTGCAATAAGCTATAGTGGAGAAAGCGATGAGCTTTTAGCAATACTCCCTCACTTAAAGCGTTTAGCTTCAAAAATTATCACTATGAGTAAAAATATAAATAGCTCACTTTCAAAATTTGGGGATTTTTTTATCCCTATTTCTATACAAAAAGAAGCCTGCCCTATCAATACTGCCCCTACAAGCTCCACGACACTAACTCTAGCTCTAGGTGATGCTCTTGCGGTTTGCTTGATGAAAGCAAGAAATTTTTCAAAGCAAGACTTTGCCTCATTTCATCCTGGTGGGAGCTTAGGCAAAAGACTTTTTGTAAAAATCAAAGACTTAATGCAAACAGAAAATTTGCCAATCATTTCCCCACAATTGCCACTAAAAGACGCTATTATCAAGATGAGTGAAGCAAGGCTTGGCACAGCCATACTCGCTTTGGAAAACAAGCTCTATGGGGTCCTAAGTGATGGGGATTTAAGGCGTGCAATGATGCAAGAGGATTTTAACCTCAATTCTCCAGTGAAAAATTATGCAAATCTAAATCCAAGATACTGCACAAATGAATTAATGCTCGCTCATCAAGCACTTGAATTGATTGAAAACAACAAAATCCAATTACTAATCATCACAGATAGTCAAAAAAATATAAAAGGTGTACTACATCTACATACCCTTGTAGGTGCTGGAATCAAAAACTAG
- the rpe gene encoding ribulose-phosphate 3-epimerase — MLVAPSILSANFLRLEEEIKSICEAGADFIHIDIMDGHFVPNLTFGPVVLKGVKEVATKPLDIHLMVENLPFFIDLFAPLKPKYMSVHIEETKHLHRIIQQIRDYDISPAVVLNPHTSEETLRYIIQDIDMVLLMSVNPGFGGQEFIPSVLEKAKRLKELIYNKNPDCLIEVDGGVSNKNILDLKQCGVDIVVAGSYIFSQKDYTKAISSLR, encoded by the coding sequence ATGTTGGTTGCCCCTAGTATTTTGTCTGCAAATTTTTTAAGACTAGAAGAAGAAATAAAAAGTATCTGTGAGGCTGGTGCAGATTTTATTCATATTGATATTATGGATGGCCATTTTGTTCCCAATCTTACTTTTGGTCCAGTAGTTTTAAAGGGAGTTAAAGAAGTAGCCACTAAGCCACTAGATATACATCTTATGGTAGAAAACTTACCATTTTTTATTGATTTATTTGCTCCATTAAAACCAAAGTATATGAGCGTGCATATTGAAGAGACAAAGCACCTGCATCGTATAATTCAGCAAATTAGGGATTATGATATTTCTCCAGCAGTTGTTTTAAATCCTCATACAAGTGAAGAAACTCTAAGATATATTATTCAAGATATTGATATGGTTCTTTTAATGAGTGTTAATCCTGGATTTGGAGGGCAAGAATTTATTCCTAGTGTGCTAGAAAAAGCTAAAAGATTAAAAGAATTAATCTATAACAAAAACCCAGATTGTTTGATTGAAGTTGATGGTGGGGTTAGCAATAAAAATATTCTTGATTTAAAGCAATGTGGTGTTGATATTGTTGTTGCAGGGAGCTATATTTTTTCTCAAAAAGATTACACAAAGGCTATTTCTTCTTTACGCTAA
- a CDS encoding bifunctional enoyl-CoA hydratase/phosphate acetyltransferase: protein MQKLEGREYNVFESLLKNAKARGPIKVAVAQPTDETSLSGVVDSYQEGLIDPILVGDRQKIERVAKEFSFDISSFEIIDVVDDKEAATKAVEFATKGEVKALMKGNLHTNDIMGAVLKRDAGLRTDNNVSHAFVMDIPAYHKALIIADCAINIAPDVNAKMSILKNSVYLAKQLGIDKPKAALLSAVEMPYEKIQSSMEAFEISQRAKEEIKDAIVAGPLAFDNAISALSAKIKKIDSPVCGDPDILIAPQIESGNILFKALVYLAYAKVAGIVLGAKVPVILTSRADNAEARVASSALAVIASK, encoded by the coding sequence ATGCAAAAATTGGAAGGTAGAGAGTATAATGTATTTGAGAGTTTGTTGAAAAATGCGAAAGCAAGAGGACCTATTAAGGTTGCGGTAGCACAGCCAACTGATGAGACAAGTTTGAGTGGGGTGGTGGATTCCTATCAAGAGGGGTTGATTGATCCAATTTTGGTTGGAGATAGACAAAAAATAGAAAGAGTAGCAAAGGAATTTTCTTTTGATATTTCTTCTTTTGAAATTATTGATGTGGTTGATGATAAAGAGGCTGCAACAAAAGCTGTTGAGTTTGCTACCAAGGGTGAAGTGAAGGCTCTTATGAAAGGGAACTTGCATACAAATGATATTATGGGCGCTGTTTTAAAGAGAGATGCAGGGCTAAGAACAGACAATAATGTTTCTCACGCCTTTGTTATGGATATACCCGCTTATCATAAGGCCTTAATCATTGCAGATTGTGCAATTAATATTGCCCCAGATGTTAATGCAAAAATGAGTATTTTAAAAAATAGTGTGTATCTTGCAAAACAACTTGGTATTGATAAGCCAAAAGCTGCATTGCTTAGTGCAGTTGAAATGCCTTATGAAAAAATTCAAAGCTCTATGGAAGCATTTGAAATTTCTCAAAGAGCAAAAGAAGAAATAAAGGATGCAATTGTTGCTGGACCTTTGGCATTTGATAATGCTATTTCAGCCTTGTCAGCAAAAATTAAAAAGATAGATTCTCCTGTATGTGGGGATCCTGATATTTTAATTGCACCACAAATTGAATCAGGCAATATTTTATTCAAAGCACTTGTGTATCTTGCTTATGCCAAGGTTGCTGGAATTGTTTTGGGTGCTAAAGTTCCTGTAATTTTGACCTCAAGAGCAGATAACGCAGAAGCCAGAGTTGCATCATCAGCTTTAGCTGTTATTGCAAGCAAATAA
- a CDS encoding acetate/propionate family kinase: protein MKEIILVINAGSSSLKFKIFDLENQAIASGQVEGIDQAPSFKAKNSKGEVIAEHAWSEKEAHNHALVLEYLISWIMETFKEYKLRACGHRVVHGGTIFNKSVRIDDKVIADIESLVPLAPLHQPHNLRVIKLMCSMFPDMPQVAVFDTAFHQTMQGNATMYAIPYSLYKEGVRRYGMHGTSYAYIAKKMKESYPTFADKKLIVAHIGSGASLCAIENGKSVMTTMGMTALDGVPMGTRPGSIDNGILLYLMESKGYGVDEIRDFLYYKSGVGGLSEFSSNFYTLECNTDKNEGAKRAFDFMTFRVAEEIARLMVSLGGCDGIIFTAGVGENSAYFRAGVCKQLAYLGVKIDESKNASREELISQSDSKIAVFAIPTNEELMIVLDTMALS, encoded by the coding sequence ATGAAAGAGATTATTTTAGTAATTAATGCAGGAAGCTCTAGTTTAAAGTTTAAAATCTTTGATTTGGAAAATCAGGCAATTGCTTCAGGACAAGTAGAGGGGATTGATCAAGCTCCTAGCTTTAAGGCAAAAAATTCTAAAGGTGAAGTAATTGCAGAGCATGCTTGGAGTGAAAAAGAAGCTCATAATCACGCACTTGTTTTAGAATATCTTATCTCTTGGATTATGGAAACATTTAAGGAATATAAGCTTAGAGCTTGTGGCCATAGAGTGGTTCATGGTGGAACAATTTTTAATAAGTCTGTGCGTATTGATGATAAAGTGATTGCAGATATTGAGAGTTTAGTACCTCTTGCTCCTTTGCATCAACCACATAATTTGCGTGTTATTAAGCTAATGTGCTCAATGTTCCCTGATATGCCACAGGTAGCTGTTTTTGATACAGCATTCCACCAAACAATGCAAGGAAATGCTACAATGTATGCCATCCCTTATTCTCTTTATAAAGAGGGTGTAAGAAGATATGGTATGCATGGGACTTCTTATGCTTATATTGCAAAGAAAATGAAGGAATCCTATCCAACTTTTGCGGATAAAAAATTAATAGTAGCTCACATTGGTTCAGGTGCTTCATTATGTGCAATTGAAAATGGAAAATCTGTAATGACTACAATGGGAATGACAGCTCTTGATGGTGTTCCTATGGGAACAAGACCTGGTTCAATTGATAATGGAATCCTCCTTTATTTAATGGAAAGTAAGGGATATGGTGTAGATGAGATTCGTGATTTTCTTTATTATAAGTCAGGAGTTGGAGGATTGTCTGAGTTTAGCTCAAACTTCTATACACTAGAGTGTAATACTGACAAGAATGAGGGTGCTAAGAGAGCATTTGATTTTATGACTTTTCGTGTAGCTGAGGAGATTGCTAGATTAATGGTATCTCTTGGAGGTTGTGATGGTATTATTTTTACAGCGGGTGTGGGTGAAAATTCTGCATATTTTAGAGCAGGTGTTTGTAAGCAATTGGCATATCTGGGTGTAAAAATTGATGAGTCTAAGAATGCTTCTAGAGAAGAGTTAATCAGTCAAAGTGATAGTAAAATTGCGGTATTTGCAATTCCTACAAATGAAGAGTTGATGATTGTTCTTGATACAATGGCTTTAAGCTAG
- a CDS encoding phosphorylase family protein, whose translation MFICAGNGEDFKFATSIGVGLIESAISLTQICIKDKPNFLCFIGSAGSYDFSLPLLEICMSQESTQIETSCFKDKSYTPIQLHQKSLDNVSCETIDKIKSLGLRPVVVNSSNYITTNVQMAKNFIQQGILLENMEFYSILSVAKKFQIPCIGIFCVSNYCNAQAHQDFMKNRDVIIKKIEEAIRVVSSAQS comes from the coding sequence ATGTTTATTTGTGCAGGAAATGGAGAGGATTTCAAATTTGCTACAAGTATTGGTGTAGGACTTATAGAAAGCGCTATCAGTTTAACTCAAATTTGTATCAAGGATAAACCTAATTTTTTATGTTTTATTGGGAGTGCGGGAAGTTATGATTTTAGTCTACCACTGCTTGAGATTTGTATGAGTCAAGAATCTACCCAAATTGAAACTAGTTGTTTTAAAGATAAAAGCTACACTCCAATTCAATTACATCAAAAGAGTCTTGATAATGTTTCATGTGAAACAATTGATAAAATTAAATCTTTAGGACTAAGGCCTGTAGTTGTAAATTCAAGCAATTATATTACCACTAATGTGCAGATGGCTAAAAATTTTATACAACAAGGAATCTTACTAGAAAATATGGAGTTTTATTCTATTCTTTCTGTAGCAAAAAAATTTCAAATTCCCTGTATTGGGATTTTTTGTGTGAGTAATTATTGTAATGCTCAAGCGCATCAGGATTTTATGAAAAATCGTGATGTAATAATAAAAAAAATAGAAGAAGCTATAAGAGTAGTGAGTAGCGCTCAATCCTAA
- the rsmA gene encoding 16S rRNA (adenine(1518)-N(6)/adenine(1519)-N(6))-dimethyltransferase RsmA: MRYQAKKKFGQNFLKDKEFVERIVQSIPNIHQNEQIIEIGVGLGDLSDELLKLYQVKAYEIDNDLCSFLRKKYIRALELGRLELINQDVLTIEKKEGWLHHQDYILVSNLPYYIATHIILRVLRDPYCKGFIVMTQKEVAQKFCAKSKDSDFCALSVLTQTLGSAEILFDVPAKAFEPMPKVTSSVFMVKKSANILDSGFEDFLKVAFCSPRKKLLKNLARCYKREILEDLFKKLGLMEDVRAHELLSETYHQIFRELNKKDKYDGK, translated from the coding sequence TTGCGGTACCAAGCAAAGAAAAAATTTGGTCAAAACTTCTTAAAGGATAAGGAGTTTGTAGAGAGGATTGTCCAATCCATTCCCAACATACACCAAAATGAACAAATTATAGAGATTGGGGTTGGCTTGGGTGATTTAAGTGATGAGTTGCTCAAACTTTATCAAGTGAAAGCTTATGAAATCGATAATGATTTGTGTTCTTTTCTCAGAAAAAAGTATATTAGGGCTCTAGAATTAGGTAGGCTTGAATTAATCAATCAGGATGTTTTAACCATAGAGAAAAAAGAGGGTTGGTTACACCATCAGGATTATATCTTAGTATCAAATTTACCTTACTATATTGCTACTCATATTATACTAAGGGTTTTAAGAGATCCTTATTGCAAAGGATTTATCGTAATGACCCAAAAAGAAGTGGCACAGAAATTTTGTGCCAAAAGTAAGGATAGTGATTTTTGCGCATTGAGTGTTTTAACCCAAACTCTTGGAAGTGCAGAAATACTTTTTGATGTTCCAGCAAAAGCTTTTGAGCCTATGCCAAAGGTAACATCATCAGTCTTTATGGTAAAAAAGAGTGCTAATATATTAGATAGTGGTTTTGAAGATTTTTTAAAGGTTGCATTTTGTTCGCCACGCAAAAAGCTTTTAAAAAACCTTGCAAGGTGCTATAAAAGAGAAATTCTTGAGGATTTATTTAAAAAATTAGGGTTGATGGAAGATGTAAGAGCACATGAGTTATTAAGTGAAACATATCACCAAATTTTTAGAGAACTAAATAAAAAGGATAAATACGATGGAAAATAA
- a CDS encoding 3'-5' exonuclease: MIYNKVYSKFQKNKVTRQSFLDYMKEYLHLDDSSLVLEVLKGLGFWFLDRGDFFELGTSYQDIETATFCFVDIETTGSKPFQSQIIEIGAIKYCNGKIIDNFQTLVYADFVPDSIVELTGINTQMLKDAPREKQVLSDFRDFLGNSVFVAHNVNFDYSFISKRNEVYGNIGLLNPRLCTVELSKKAILSLRHSLAYLNKFLGINIPDNHRAYSDALACLRVFEIAKLSLPSDVRSVQDLIEFSRGKRF, from the coding sequence ATGATTTACAATAAGGTTTATTCAAAGTTTCAAAAAAATAAGGTTACAAGGCAATCCTTTTTAGATTATATGAAGGAGTATTTGCATCTTGATGATAGCAGTTTGGTATTAGAAGTTTTAAAAGGATTGGGTTTTTGGTTTTTAGATCGGGGTGATTTTTTTGAACTAGGGACTTCTTATCAAGATATTGAAACTGCAACTTTTTGTTTTGTGGATATTGAAACAACAGGTTCAAAGCCCTTTCAATCTCAAATTATAGAAATAGGGGCAATTAAATATTGTAATGGAAAAATAATAGATAATTTCCAAACGCTTGTATATGCAGATTTCGTGCCAGATAGTATTGTAGAATTAACAGGAATTAATACACAAATGTTAAAAGATGCTCCTAGAGAAAAACAAGTTTTAAGTGACTTTAGGGACTTTTTAGGGAATAGTGTTTTTGTAGCACATAATGTTAATTTTGATTATTCTTTCATAAGCAAAAGAAATGAGGTATATGGGAATATTGGTTTATTAAACCCTAGATTATGTACAGTTGAGCTTTCAAAAAAAGCAATTTTGTCTTTACGACACTCCCTTGCTTATTTAAATAAGTTTTTGGGTATCAATATCCCAGATAATCATAGAGCATACTCTGATGCATTGGCTTGTCTTAGGGTATTTGAGATAGCAAAGTTAAGCTTACCTAGTGATGTAAGAAGTGTTCAAGACCTTATAGAATTTTCAAGAGGAAAGAGGTTTTAA